A genomic region of Desulfosarcina ovata subsp. ovata contains the following coding sequences:
- a CDS encoding F0F1 ATP synthase subunit gamma: MPTLETLGRRIRTAHELLSVVKTMKSLAAVNIRQFERAVASLEQYRRVVDMGWSVFLRMGRPMLQRSRNDVDVCMVVGSDQGMCGQFNESLWPFVLEQVAKTESANGRKWRYWSVGEKVRGIIEDAGVVHDVHLSPPGSLNAVNRKIHEIVLAIEKWWSAKKMETFFICHHVLGAQGGYAPVFQRVLPLDETWAEEHRRTTWPGRCLPMLSASRETMFAHLFRQYLFIFLYRALTQSLASENAARLVAMQAAEKNILETLDDLTGQFREQRQTAITAELLDIVSGFEALSDEGSL; this comes from the coding sequence ATGCCGACGCTGGAGACATTGGGCCGCAGAATCCGGACCGCCCATGAACTGTTGAGCGTGGTCAAGACCATGAAGAGCCTGGCCGCCGTCAATATCCGTCAGTTCGAGCGGGCGGTGGCGTCCCTGGAGCAATACCGCCGCGTGGTGGACATGGGATGGTCCGTGTTTCTCAGAATGGGGCGCCCCATGCTCCAGCGGTCCCGAAACGATGTAGACGTCTGTATGGTGGTGGGGTCCGATCAAGGCATGTGTGGTCAGTTCAATGAATCCCTTTGGCCATTTGTTCTCGAACAGGTGGCAAAGACGGAGTCGGCCAACGGACGGAAATGGAGATACTGGAGTGTGGGTGAAAAAGTGCGGGGCATCATAGAAGATGCGGGGGTGGTCCATGACGTACACTTGTCGCCCCCGGGGAGCTTGAATGCCGTCAACCGGAAAATTCACGAAATAGTCCTGGCAATCGAAAAGTGGTGGTCGGCCAAAAAGATGGAAACGTTCTTCATCTGCCACCATGTACTTGGCGCACAGGGGGGATACGCACCCGTGTTCCAGCGGGTTCTGCCTCTCGATGAAACCTGGGCTGAAGAACACAGGCGCACAACCTGGCCGGGACGCTGCCTGCCCATGCTGAGCGCCTCACGGGAAACGATGTTCGCCCATCTCTTCAGGCAATATCTGTTTATCTTCCTTTACAGGGCGCTCACCCAGTCCCTGGCGAGCGAGAACGCAGCCCGGCTCGTGGCCATGCAGGCCGCCGAAAAAAATATTCTGGAAACCCTCGACGACCTTACGGGCCAGTTCCGGGAACAGCGCCAGACCGCCATCACCGCCGAGTTATTGGATATCGTTTCCGGTTTCGAAGCACTCAGCGATGAGGGTTCTTTATAA